GCTGGATCAGGTCGACCTTGCCTTCAATCTGGCGACTGAGCTTGTCGTCCCGGACGCCTGAATATGTTTGGTAATGTCCTTTTATCCTGCAGGAGCTTTTATCCATGACAGCTGATTCTGCCGCCGCTGTTTCTGAAGCCTTCCGCAAGGGCGAACCGGAACGGGCTGCCGAGCTCGCGGCAGCAGCCGTGCGCGCCGCGCCGACAGACAGCCGCGTGAGGTTCACGTTTTTTGAAATGTTGCTGTTCAGCGCCCAGCTGGAACGGGCCGACAGGGTGCTCGATACGTTGCAGGCGATGGATACGCAGGCGGCTGTCTATGTTGCCGAGTGTCGTCAGTTGCTGCGTGCGGAAATCATCCGGCAGCAATACTGGTCATCCTGCCGCGAACCTGAATTTGTCGGAGAAGCAAGCAAATCCCAGTTGCTCTGCCTCCGTGCACACGCAGAACTGAGAAGCGGCGATGAAACTCTGGCAGCGAAAACAGCTGGTGAGGCCGAGGGGTTCCGGGATACGGTCTCCGGTAAGGCCGGAGCCGAGGTGTTTGCGGATTTCCGGGATGCGGATGATCTCTGCGATGGCTCTCTGGAGATTCTGACGACAACCGGACGCTATTTTCAGATTCCGTTCTCCAGAATTGAGCGCGCCGAGTTTCACGAGGCCAAATGCTATCGGGATCTATACTGGCGACGCTGTGAGCTCAGCGTGCAGGGTGGACCGGACGGCGTGGTCTATGTACCGGTGCTCTATGGTTGCACCGCTGAACTGACTGTGGATTCACCGGAGCGTGGCAAGCTGCTGACAGGGCAGTTGACGGAGTGGACAGAGGGTCCGCTTGTACGCGGAATCGGCCAGAAACTGTTTCTTGCGGGCGAGGAAGGGTTGCCGGTTCTTGATGTCGGGACGCTGATGTTTGGCGCATGAACAGACGTCTGCAACAACGGCAGGGGAGTGTAACGGAACGCGTCACGGGCGGCTCGCAGCCTCTCAGGTTTTCGGTGTTTGATCGTCTGCTGGCTGTGGAAGCAGACAGAACCGGCACGCAGGATGCGCGCGCCGGAATCAGACTGATGCAGAATGCAGTGCTGCGTGATCTCACACGTCTGCTCAATTCCCGCCGTCCGTGGCATGAGCCCGCTCCGGAACAGAAGGATCTCCGCCGTTCGCCTGTGACGTATGGTATTCCGGATTTCACCTCTGGTGAGCTGAGTGAGAAGCAGAATCGGGAATATCTGCGTTCAGCGATTGAGGAAAGTATCGCCCGCTTTGAAACCCGGCTGAAGAATGTCAGTGTGGAGTTGCTGGAGGACAGGGACAGCCAGCACGGCGTCCTGAAACTTCGCATTGACGCCGTGCTGCATGTGGAACCTCTGCGCACGGCGGTCAGATTTGATACAGTCATCAATCTGGCATCTTCCCATGCCGATGTGTTGCTGAACGAGACGCGCTGATCTTATGGAAAACCTTCTTTTCCGCTATTATAATCGCGAACTGACAGCCCTGCGGAAGCTGGCGGGCGAATTCGCGGAGGCCAACCCGAAGGCCGCCGCGCATCTGCGGATCAGTGCGGATACGGTCGATGATCCACATGTGGCGCGGTTGCTGGAAGGCGTGGCGTTTCTGTCCGGGCGCGTGCATCAGCGGCTTGATGAGGAATTTCCCGAACTCACTGACGGGCTGCTGGGAATTCTCTACCCGCACTATAATGCGCCGGTTCCGGCAGCGTCCGTCATTGAAATGGTCTGTCGTCCGGACCGGGACGCCATCGGACTGACCGTGCCCCGTGCGACGGTTGTTGAAACTGATCCCATCGGCGGTAAGCCCTGTCACTTCATGACAACGGCGGAAACCCGTTTGTGGCCTGTACGGATTGCCAGACTGACGCTGTCCGGTCTGCCTCTGGCGGCCCCGTCCAGTCCGCTGGCGCGTGGGGCGCGCTCCGTGCTGCGCATTGTGCTGGAATCCACGAACCCGGAAATCAGCTTTGCGGAAATGGGATTGGAAAAGCTGCGTTTTTTCCTGAAAGGATCTTCAGGGCAGGGTTTCCGGCTTCTGGAACTTCTGGGCCGTCATACACTCGGCGTGGCCTGCGCATCGTCCCCGAATGATCCGGCTCCGACCATTCTGCCGAAAGAGGTTGTTCTTCCCTGCGGGTTTGAGTCTGATGAAGCGTTGCTCCCCTGGATGGCTCGCTCCTTCTCCGGCTTCCGGCTTCTGACGGAATATTTTGCATTTCCTGAGAAGTTTCTGTTTGTGGAACTGGATGGTCTGGATGCCCGGACGCTGGTGCATGATGAACGGAAAATGGAGATTTTCGTTTATTTTGACACGTCTTTTCCGGAGCTGGAGCGCACGATCAGTGCGGATGCTCTTGTGCTGGGCTGTGTGCCGGTGGTCAATCTGTTTCCCCAGCGCTGCGAGCCGGTGACGCTGAGCCACGAAATCACGGAATATCATGTTGCGGCAAGCTTCCGCGATCCGAACCACTATGAGGTCTGGTCTGTGGAGCGTGTGCGCGAAATGGAAGGCGCAGGGGCCGCCCGTACGTGGACGCCACTCTATCATCGCGCACCGCAGGAACTGAGGAATGACGGACGGGAGCACCCCACGTCCTACACTCTGAGCCGCCGTCCGGCCTCTGTGGAACAGGGCGGGACCGAGGTTTATCTCGCGCCGGTTCAGCCAGACCTCGATCCGGAAGGGCCAACCGATCATATCCTGCTGATTGATGCGCTATGCACCAACCGCAATCTTCCCGAACGTTTGCCGTTCGGTGGAGGGGAGCCGGTGCTGCACGTTCCTGCAATGGCTGACCGGCTGGAAAGCGTGGCCTGTATGATGCCATTTGCTTCCACGGTTCGGCCGTCGCTTGCGGGAGAAAGAGCATGGCGACTGATTGCGCATCTGGCGCTGGGCCATATCTCCCTGACCGAGCCTGGTGCCGGTCCACGGATCATTCAGGATCTGCTCACTCTCTATGACTGCCGGAATACGCCGGAGACACAGAAAGCCATCGACAGTCTGGTTGATGTTGTCGCGCAGCCGGGGCATGCGCGCCTGCCGGGGGTGAGGCCGGGCGGGTTTATCCGCGGCACGGAAATCACGCTGGTGTTTGCGTCGGATGGATGGGAGACAGGCGGTCTCTATCTGCTGGCCAGCATTCTTGAGCGGTTCATGGCCCTGCATGTGAGCGTCAATTCCTTTGTCCGTGTCAGCGTGTCTCTTCAGGGCAAACCGGGCTTTATCCTGCGCTTTCCGCGACGCTGCGGAACACGGACGCTCCTGTGAGCGGCAGCGGCTCCAGCCATATCCCCCAGACGGTTCTGGTTACGGAACAGGACGCGGAACCGCAGTTTCGGCCGGGCAGTCTTCCGGTCCCGGAGCAGGGGGGGCGGACTGAGTTACTGCCTGTTGTTCAGGCGCCGTCTGATGAAGAGACGACGCAGTTCCGGTCTTCAGCCGTTCCGCCTTCCGCGGGAGCACTTTCTGCCGGCCCGTCCTCTGCCGACGGTCTGCTGGGACAATTCCTGCGTGACCCGGGGCCGTTCAGTTTCGACGCCGCCATTCTGCTGATGCTTCGGGCGCATGGTGCGAATGGTGCAGGCTCCGCCATCCGGTTTCGGGCTCCGTTGGGAACAGCCTATCCGGCGGCCGATGTGGCCTCGGTCAGTCTGGGTGAACGTGGATTTGTCACCACAGTGACACCGATGGGCCTGACAGGTCCGGCAGGTGTTCTGCCTCTTCATTATTCAGCCG
The Acetobacter aceti genome window above contains:
- the tssF gene encoding type VI secretion system baseplate subunit TssF; its protein translation is MENLLFRYYNRELTALRKLAGEFAEANPKAAAHLRISADTVDDPHVARLLEGVAFLSGRVHQRLDEEFPELTDGLLGILYPHYNAPVPAASVIEMVCRPDRDAIGLTVPRATVVETDPIGGKPCHFMTTAETRLWPVRIARLTLSGLPLAAPSSPLARGARSVLRIVLESTNPEISFAEMGLEKLRFFLKGSSGQGFRLLELLGRHTLGVACASSPNDPAPTILPKEVVLPCGFESDEALLPWMARSFSGFRLLTEYFAFPEKFLFVELDGLDARTLVHDERKMEIFVYFDTSFPELERTISADALVLGCVPVVNLFPQRCEPVTLSHEITEYHVAASFRDPNHYEVWSVERVREMEGAGAARTWTPLYHRAPQELRNDGREHPTSYTLSRRPASVEQGGTEVYLAPVQPDLDPEGPTDHILLIDALCTNRNLPERLPFGGGEPVLHVPAMADRLESVACMMPFASTVRPSLAGERAWRLIAHLALGHISLTEPGAGPRIIQDLLTLYDCRNTPETQKAIDSLVDVVAQPGHARLPGVRPGGFIRGTEITLVFASDGWETGGLYLLASILERFMALHVSVNSFVRVSVSLQGKPGFILRFPRRCGTRTLL
- a CDS encoding type VI secretion system accessory protein TagJ translates to MTADSAAAVSEAFRKGEPERAAELAAAAVRAAPTDSRVRFTFFEMLLFSAQLERADRVLDTLQAMDTQAAVYVAECRQLLRAEIIRQQYWSSCREPEFVGEASKSQLLCLRAHAELRSGDETLAAKTAGEAEGFRDTVSGKAGAEVFADFRDADDLCDGSLEILTTTGRYFQIPFSRIERAEFHEAKCYRDLYWRRCELSVQGGPDGVVYVPVLYGCTAELTVDSPERGKLLTGQLTEWTEGPLVRGIGQKLFLAGEEGLPVLDVGTLMFGA
- the tssE gene encoding type VI secretion system baseplate subunit TssE translates to MNRRLQQRQGSVTERVTGGSQPLRFSVFDRLLAVEADRTGTQDARAGIRLMQNAVLRDLTRLLNSRRPWHEPAPEQKDLRRSPVTYGIPDFTSGELSEKQNREYLRSAIEESIARFETRLKNVSVELLEDRDSQHGVLKLRIDAVLHVEPLRTAVRFDTVINLASSHADVLLNETR